In one window of Paraflavitalea soli DNA:
- a CDS encoding FG-GAP-like repeat-containing protein translates to MDTVTNVSAFGIKQGSFSVDANGAANYQLPIEIPPGIANAQPNLQLTYNHGAGNGMCGIGWSLGGLSSITRTNAIPAIDSFWGSINYNENDRFALDGQRLINITGDYGQPGTIYYTENHQWNQVVAGASPQDGFTVYKKNGVICSYGTTPDSCIMALGTDNVREWALASIQDLNGNRIEYQYTNIPLEGGSNTGAYYLSKIIYTVTNNTQANFTVNFGYAARPDIITTYFGGYLVQTSYLLTTIQTTIGSEPIRTYTLTYGKGTATGFSLVENITITDANGNTLPPIQIGWQDVAQPTFDTSQPSSLLLNAYGVVQTSPVDVNGDGITDILQFYMSQQNLSVVTYLATQVNGQITYSTQNSNGQQLGYYSGTIGTNYNIFTADVNGDGLSDIVVVYPGGNNNEFICIDVFINNGTSYSNPYTTITTSPWQGSSSLGFFAIDANGDGRVDLVQAYDYNGILNFNIWLSTFVGSNGSFSTNAFSYNTQQEYANPVFWPMDVNNDGITDMVVLWQNSSGLYQVTAYITTNLPGSLNFFTTSVTSNLNTPDNGTVSILPVDVNGDGILDILQLTESVNDSSFILQPFFSTCTGQFVPGTSSTFDSELYGASDLYPLGLNGSGQTNIVASWLDNDNCWNFTVFSANPSGVFAQGASINTGQNMAQLNFFAGDANGDGKADLFYTYTDNNNNINVLPFPSAGPYPDLANSICDQLGNTTTITYAPLTDSDVYTETAQIYPVTTARQYPCIMSPVQFPVQNVMGMAKYVVAAYTSTNNATLNRFAYAQTFEMQYQHASINLMGRGWQGFQTVQQTNTGTGLSIIKNFLQTFPYTGSLASLSKSQNGNELLKLTVSTYQSTPFQRHGADPANVAYEVLTTGMLEYYYNSGAANFDSLTAKSFAYDEYGNQIEKTWWGYVQYIDPSGINCTAPFPTVSPITPAEIVYKYSEYQNDVLSPGWALGYLLYQKESSNATDTDITTFQPGDYNLSARTYTSNTYNLATQGGWDNQNNVMLITSFTYDTFGNKTVVTKPGSQPTLYTFETAYNTYAETMTSPDNEQNTPLTTLAGYDPRFGKLVAKQDASGFITIIGLDGFGRKVTEQGPIPAGCNQSDPNACTTYVTGSASFLSAQVLTLKTIAYLNDGAGGIYMQGSTLQAFPTDNTREWAGHWKYIDGKGRTAQVAVQAAANNGYSVLLTTYGAYNKPLTKSLPFYSTSLTAPVATALTTYQYDALERTITRQTPSGANDQVIVTNTWSYDTWQQTTVTEASGTPEAYVTVLTRHLFNGRPQQIQSVISNDNNATTTFVYDPLGRMLTVTDPQHIQNTVTYDSLGRKINYNNPDQNPLNYASGALTYQYSAATGCVQTITDASSATVTYAYDALGRVIQQTYSDGRVIAFTYDTATNGMGHLATVTITSNGNTELQKTMGYDDYGNTTSQTMTIDGQTYTTTSGFDPVKRLVEQGYNDGTTLTRTYQFGMLASQQLEAVTIDYPVDNYFANGRFGVVQYSNVLTANYTYNSAGLAYTETFEGSSNEQLLNFSYSYDQLNELLTSDESVAGNNQAYSYASKRVQTVGGSANMPNGSYAYDSAGRLTGKDNNNYTYEGSNCPSTITGNVQYSVTRDASGRVVTRTVNGTTYVFVYDASSNLVMIMSGGNIVRAMLYDESGNRVREAFADGTTAVYVNPAFRVYTDSAGNSRNVKNIMDVVGMVATVSSTSTGSTALFYRRDQKKDVTHIFDSTGTLQSAFAFDGFGIPSQLTTADKPGPLYEGRNLDQQTGLYYFGARYYDPNSGTFIAPDSRLGARNKLVPGAWNRFAFELNNPVNQMDASGHHSIWGYIAMGVGAVAMVAVAAIGLVLTVPTGGASDAAAGELDAELGILEVADAGADAASDAVADAGQAAGEFDDVEAGVDGANAAEGGPEQSRSFVRSALGVATRIGTNTVTSAISGAVLNAGMYEAGSLYEDGSWGSWSGLLTAVETGALYGAIGGFVSGGLTEVVGDISSYSLMSQLGIKGTIGAAGNVVGKIVSTEVMTNQFPSVLSIGMSVGSGYFSGVFMDTSNLTAMKNYFFTPSASAGYEPVEIEMVELGSAL, encoded by the coding sequence ATGGACACAGTAACCAATGTTTCTGCATTTGGCATCAAACAAGGATCATTTAGTGTTGATGCCAATGGCGCAGCCAATTATCAATTACCTATAGAAATTCCTCCCGGCATAGCCAATGCGCAACCCAATCTTCAGTTGACCTATAACCACGGCGCCGGTAACGGTATGTGTGGTATAGGCTGGTCGCTCGGTGGCCTCTCCTCCATCACCCGTACCAATGCCATCCCTGCCATCGATAGTTTTTGGGGAAGCATTAACTACAATGAGAACGACCGTTTCGCCCTCGACGGACAACGGCTTATCAACATCACCGGCGATTATGGCCAGCCAGGCACCATCTATTACACCGAAAATCATCAATGGAACCAGGTGGTGGCAGGAGCCAGCCCACAAGACGGATTTACCGTGTATAAGAAGAATGGCGTTATCTGTAGTTATGGCACCACCCCCGATAGTTGCATCATGGCCCTGGGCACCGATAATGTACGGGAATGGGCCCTCGCTTCCATCCAGGACCTCAATGGCAACCGCATAGAATACCAATATACCAATATCCCGCTGGAAGGTGGCAGCAATACCGGCGCGTATTACCTCAGCAAGATCATTTATACGGTAACGAATAATACCCAGGCCAATTTTACTGTCAACTTTGGTTATGCAGCCAGGCCCGATATTATTACTACTTACTTCGGTGGTTACCTGGTACAAACCAGTTATTTGCTCACTACCATACAAACCACTATCGGCAGCGAGCCCATACGTACCTACACCCTTACCTACGGAAAAGGAACGGCTACAGGCTTCAGCCTGGTAGAGAACATTACCATCACCGATGCGAATGGCAATACATTGCCACCCATCCAAATAGGCTGGCAGGATGTTGCCCAGCCAACATTCGATACCAGTCAGCCATCTTCCCTCCTGCTCAACGCATACGGTGTGGTGCAAACATCGCCGGTAGATGTAAACGGGGATGGCATTACGGATATCCTGCAGTTTTATATGTCCCAGCAGAACCTGAGTGTAGTGACGTATCTGGCAACTCAGGTAAACGGTCAAATTACGTACAGCACACAAAACTCAAATGGTCAGCAATTAGGATATTATTCCGGCACTATCGGCACCAATTATAATATATTCACGGCAGATGTGAACGGAGACGGGCTTTCCGATATCGTGGTGGTGTATCCCGGTGGGAATAATAATGAATTTATTTGTATAGACGTTTTTATCAATAACGGCACTTCGTACAGCAATCCTTATACCACCATCACTACGAGCCCCTGGCAAGGCAGTAGTTCATTGGGATTCTTTGCCATCGATGCCAACGGAGATGGCCGGGTAGACCTGGTGCAGGCTTATGATTATAACGGCATACTTAATTTCAATATCTGGTTGTCCACTTTTGTCGGCAGCAACGGTAGCTTTTCTACCAACGCTTTCAGTTACAATACCCAGCAGGAATATGCCAACCCTGTATTCTGGCCAATGGACGTGAACAATGATGGCATTACCGACATGGTAGTGCTATGGCAAAACTCCTCCGGTTTATACCAGGTCACTGCTTACATCACCACCAATTTGCCCGGCTCACTCAATTTTTTTACGACGTCTGTCACTTCCAATTTAAACACTCCGGACAATGGAACCGTATCCATTTTGCCGGTAGATGTAAACGGCGATGGCATATTGGACATCCTGCAGCTCACCGAAAGCGTAAATGACTCCTCTTTCATCCTGCAGCCCTTCTTCTCCACCTGCACTGGTCAGTTTGTACCAGGTACGTCGAGTACCTTCGATTCGGAATTATACGGCGCTTCCGATCTTTACCCCCTGGGGCTAAATGGCAGCGGGCAAACCAATATTGTAGCCTCCTGGCTCGATAATGACAATTGTTGGAACTTCACGGTCTTTTCAGCCAACCCCTCCGGCGTATTTGCACAAGGGGCCTCTATCAATACCGGTCAGAATATGGCCCAACTCAACTTCTTTGCCGGTGATGCCAATGGCGACGGAAAGGCTGACCTGTTTTATACCTATACAGATAATAACAATAATATTAATGTACTGCCATTCCCTTCAGCAGGGCCTTACCCTGATCTGGCCAACAGTATCTGCGATCAGTTGGGTAATACCACCACCATCACCTATGCGCCGCTAACCGATAGCGATGTATATACTGAAACGGCCCAAATTTATCCCGTTACCACCGCCCGGCAATATCCTTGTATTATGTCGCCGGTCCAATTTCCCGTGCAAAACGTTATGGGTATGGCCAAATATGTGGTAGCAGCCTATACTTCTACCAATAACGCCACGCTGAACAGGTTTGCCTATGCCCAGACTTTTGAGATGCAGTACCAGCATGCCAGTATCAACCTGATGGGCAGAGGCTGGCAAGGCTTTCAGACCGTTCAGCAAACCAATACGGGTACCGGGCTCAGTATTATCAAGAACTTTCTCCAGACCTTTCCGTATACAGGCTCCCTGGCATCACTCTCCAAATCGCAAAATGGTAATGAACTCCTGAAACTAACGGTGAGCACTTATCAATCCACACCCTTTCAAAGGCACGGGGCCGATCCTGCCAATGTAGCCTATGAGGTACTGACAACAGGTATGCTCGAATACTATTATAATTCCGGGGCAGCCAATTTTGATTCGCTGACAGCAAAAAGCTTTGCTTACGACGAATATGGTAATCAAATTGAAAAGACCTGGTGGGGTTATGTACAATACATCGATCCTTCGGGCATAAATTGTACGGCCCCTTTTCCCACTGTATCGCCCATTACACCGGCAGAAATAGTGTATAAATACAGCGAATACCAGAACGATGTATTGTCACCCGGGTGGGCGCTTGGCTACCTGTTGTACCAAAAAGAAAGCAGCAATGCCACCGATACCGATATCACCACCTTTCAACCGGGTGATTATAATTTATCGGCACGCACCTATACGTCCAACACCTACAACCTGGCTACACAGGGCGGCTGGGACAACCAGAACAATGTGATGCTGATCACCTCATTTACGTACGATACTTTTGGCAACAAAACGGTTGTTACAAAGCCTGGCAGCCAGCCTACCCTGTATACTTTTGAAACCGCTTACAACACCTATGCGGAAACCATGACCTCGCCGGACAATGAGCAAAATACACCGTTGACTACGCTGGCAGGTTATGATCCAAGGTTTGGCAAATTAGTAGCCAAGCAGGATGCCAGTGGTTTTATCACCATTATTGGCCTGGATGGGTTTGGGCGTAAAGTGACGGAGCAGGGACCCATACCTGCCGGCTGCAATCAAAGCGACCCCAATGCATGCACGACTTACGTTACAGGCAGCGCCTCCTTTTTATCGGCTCAGGTGCTCACACTTAAGACCATCGCCTACCTCAATGATGGTGCGGGAGGTATCTATATGCAGGGCAGTACACTGCAAGCATTTCCAACAGATAATACGCGGGAATGGGCCGGTCACTGGAAATACATTGACGGTAAGGGAAGAACAGCCCAGGTGGCGGTACAAGCTGCCGCCAATAATGGCTATTCTGTTTTGCTTACAACCTATGGGGCCTATAATAAGCCGCTTACCAAAAGCCTGCCTTTTTACAGCACTTCGCTTACAGCGCCTGTTGCCACAGCGCTTACCACCTATCAATATGATGCACTGGAACGTACCATAACCCGGCAAACCCCATCCGGCGCCAACGACCAGGTGATAGTGACCAATACCTGGAGTTACGACACCTGGCAGCAAACAACTGTCACTGAGGCATCCGGCACCCCGGAAGCATACGTCACTGTATTAACCCGTCATTTGTTCAATGGCAGACCCCAGCAAATACAATCGGTCATCAGTAACGACAATAACGCCACCACCACTTTTGTCTACGATCCGTTGGGCCGCATGCTAACGGTAACTGATCCGCAGCATATTCAAAACACCGTGACCTATGATTCGCTGGGACGCAAGATCAATTATAACAATCCCGATCAAAACCCGTTGAACTATGCATCGGGCGCCCTCACTTACCAGTATAGCGCTGCCACGGGTTGTGTGCAAACCATTACAGATGCGTCTTCGGCCACCGTTACCTATGCCTATGATGCCCTTGGCAGGGTCATTCAGCAAACTTATTCCGATGGCAGGGTGATTGCCTTTACTTACGACACCGCCACCAATGGAATGGGTCATCTGGCTACTGTTACCATCACTTCAAATGGTAATACAGAACTGCAGAAAACCATGGGGTATGATGACTACGGAAACACTACCAGTCAAACGATGACTATTGATGGCCAAACCTATACCACCACTTCCGGATTCGATCCGGTAAAGCGCCTGGTAGAGCAGGGCTACAATGACGGCACTACCCTTACACGTACCTATCAGTTTGGCATGCTGGCCTCCCAGCAACTGGAGGCTGTAACCATTGATTATCCGGTAGACAATTATTTTGCCAATGGCCGTTTCGGTGTGGTGCAATACAGCAATGTGCTAACGGCCAACTACACGTATAATAGTGCGGGCCTGGCTTATACGGAAACCTTTGAAGGCAGTTCAAATGAGCAGTTGTTGAACTTTAGTTATTCCTATGATCAGCTCAACGAATTGCTGACCAGTGATGAATCGGTGGCAGGTAATAACCAGGCCTATAGCTATGCCAGTAAAAGGGTACAAACCGTTGGCGGATCTGCGAATATGCCCAATGGATCATATGCTTATGATAGCGCGGGCAGGCTGACTGGCAAAGACAACAATAATTACACGTATGAGGGTTCTAATTGTCCGTCGACCATCACGGGCAATGTGCAGTATAGTGTAACACGGGATGCCAGTGGCCGGGTGGTGACGAGAACGGTAAATGGTACAACCTATGTATTTGTTTATGATGCTTCCAGCAACCTGGTGATGATCATGTCCGGGGGCAATATCGTTCGCGCCATGCTGTACGATGAGTCGGGCAACCGCGTCCGGGAAGCTTTTGCCGATGGAACAACGGCGGTGTACGTCAACCCCGCCTTCCGGGTATATACTGATAGTGCCGGCAATAGCAGGAATGTCAAAAATATAATGGATGTTGTGGGGATGGTGGCTACTGTGTCATCGACCAGCACGGGTAGTACAGCTCTTTTTTACCGGCGTGATCAGAAGAAAGACGTCACCCATATTTTCGATAGTACCGGAACCCTGCAAAGCGCCTTTGCTTTTGATGGATTTGGTATTCCTTCACAGCTTACCACAGCGGATAAGCCGGGGCCTTTGTATGAAGGGCGGAACCTGGATCAGCAAACGGGCTTGTATTATTTCGGGGCCCGTTATTATGACCCTAATTCCGGCACCTTCATCGCACCCGATTCCAGATTGGGCGCCCGTAATAAGTTAGTGCCCGGCGCCTGGAACCGTTTTGCTTTTGAATTGAACAACCCGGTAAACCAGATGGATGCCTCCGGACACCATAGTATATGGGGTTATATTGCGATGGGAGTGGGCGCTGTAGCCATGGTGGCGGTAGCGGCTATTGGGCTGGTGCTTACCGTTCCCACCGGGGGGGCATCTGATGCAGCCGCCGGGGAGTTGGATGCCGAATTGGGGATACTTGAAGTGGCCGATGCCGGAGCTGATGCTGCTTCCGACGCGGTGGCAGATGCAGGACAGGCAGCGGGAGAATTTGATGATGTGGAAGCCGGCGTTGATGGTGCAAATGCTGCAGAAGGTGGTCCTGAACAGAGTCGCAGTTTCGTAAGGTCCGCTTTGGGGGTGGCGACCCGGATTGGTACCAATACTGTTACGAGCGCTATTTCCGGTGCTGTACTAAACGCTGGGATGTATGAGGCGGGTAGCTTGTATGAGGATGGCTCCTGGGGCTCCTGGAGTGGTTTGTTAACGGCGGTGGAAACCGGTGCCTTATATGGCGCTATAGGTGGGTTCGTATCCGGCGGGCTGACCGAAGTGGTAGGCGATATTAGCAGTTACAGCTTGATGAGTCAGCTGGGTATAAAAGGGACCATTGGTGCAGCCGGCAACGTGGTGGGAAAGATTGTCTCCACAGAAGTCATGACTAACCAATTCCCTTCTGTGTTGAGTATAGGTATGTCGGTGGGATCGGGTTATTTTTCTGGTGTGTTTATGGATACGAGCAATCTCACAGCCATGAAAAACTATTTTTTCACACCGTCAGCTTCAGCCGGTTACGAACCGGTAGAAATTGAGATGGTGGAGTTAGGCAGCGCCCTGTAA
- a CDS encoding Vps62-related protein yields MQTTQATRPKGVTPSAQSYLTAHSISTYLNVSINSMESYATEKASWWIPAIQQILPTATTSSYAYLGYYATNNFTNPPAGSCNIYMANNDDPTNPCFAPPTGFAEIWKCSGNGAPSYLGIYNPIAPQGYIAIGTVAVMDFNSPPQVAQYPGLMCVRQDLVQQVSLNTTSNFIWADHNSKAAQDVSVFQLPNSQICYAVSGYPTSIVTYDIAPPQA; encoded by the coding sequence ATGCAAACCACTCAGGCAACGCGTCCAAAGGGCGTAACGCCATCAGCGCAGTCCTATTTAACTGCTCACAGTATCAGTACGTATTTAAATGTGTCGATCAATTCTATGGAGTCCTATGCCACGGAGAAGGCCAGCTGGTGGATCCCTGCCATCCAGCAGATCCTTCCCACCGCCACTACCAGCTCTTATGCTTATTTGGGGTATTATGCTACCAACAACTTTACGAATCCGCCGGCAGGGTCCTGCAATATTTACATGGCGAACAATGATGATCCCACTAATCCCTGCTTTGCACCTCCTACAGGTTTTGCCGAGATATGGAAATGCTCGGGTAACGGTGCGCCCAGTTACCTGGGTATCTACAATCCGATAGCTCCGCAAGGTTACATCGCCATCGGCACTGTAGCGGTGATGGATTTTAACAGCCCGCCCCAGGTGGCCCAATATCCTGGCCTCATGTGTGTAAGGCAGGACCTGGTACAACAGGTATCATTAAATACGACCAGCAATTTTATCTGGGCCGACCATAATAGCAAGGCGGCACAAGATGTGAGTGTGTTCCAATTGCCCAATTCACAGATCTGTTACGCTGTTTCGGGCTATCCTACTTCCATTGTGACATACGACATCGCCCCTCCGCAAGCTTAA
- a CDS encoding leucine-rich repeat domain-containing protein encodes MTTKILAGCALFMAFSLGALAQVVRIPDANFKKAIIDQGVDTNGDGQIQVEEAKKVTILYVVKAGIVSLEGIKSFVNLVDFGFHENKVKTVDVSGLKKLKFIYGFDNELESVITKGCDSLVNISCHKNKLRSIEIAHLKKLVILSLGWNQFTRLDVSNMTELKQVELHDNQLREVKFNNCPEMIDFWASRNQIAHHLDFTAMPKLQFLRIEDNPIPSLDIRGLANLTTCRCYNSNIKTLNLSGTVKLEDLSWY; translated from the coding sequence ATGACTACTAAAATATTGGCAGGGTGTGCCTTATTCATGGCTTTTTCATTAGGCGCCTTGGCGCAGGTTGTCCGAATTCCGGATGCCAATTTCAAAAAAGCGATCATTGATCAAGGCGTTGACACCAATGGCGACGGACAGATACAGGTAGAGGAAGCTAAGAAGGTGACCATATTGTACGTCGTCAAAGCCGGTATTGTTTCACTGGAAGGCATTAAAAGTTTTGTGAACCTGGTGGATTTTGGCTTTCACGAAAACAAAGTGAAAACGGTAGACGTCTCTGGTTTGAAGAAGCTCAAGTTTATATATGGCTTCGACAATGAATTGGAATCAGTCATCACCAAGGGTTGCGACAGCCTGGTCAATATCAGTTGCCACAAAAACAAACTCCGGAGCATCGAAATCGCCCACCTGAAAAAACTGGTCATTTTAAGCCTTGGCTGGAATCAATTTACCCGGTTGGATGTGAGCAATATGACCGAATTGAAACAGGTAGAATTGCATGATAATCAGCTCCGGGAAGTCAAGTTCAACAACTGCCCTGAAATGATCGATTTCTGGGCCTCCAGAAATCAAATTGCACATCATCTGGACTTTACCGCCATGCCCAAGCTGCAATTTTTAAGAATTGAGGACAATCCGATTCCTTCATTGGATATCCGGGGCCTGGCCAATCTCACAACATGCAGGTGTTATAATTCCAATATCAAAACACTCAACTTAAGTGGCACGGTAAAACTAGAGGACCTGAGTTGGTATTAA
- a CDS encoding glycoside hydrolase family 43 protein, which yields MNRLIAFCLLVAVLQPATTQAQQGKAKGPLTFTNPLAVDFGDPYVLHVKDDKYYMYGTGAGAKNGFAAYSSVDLVNWKNEGQVYFHDNKNGWSDPKAAWEGAYWAPEVYAVNGKYYMFYSAQWKENPTRELENFRIGVAVADKPTGPFIDLANKPVFDPGYPIIDANVLFDATGRVYLYYSRCCYKHPVESEVATWARDKGWYKEIEESWVYGVELKPDFSGVIGEPVLLLRPPVSMTDKQSAWESRSVTSKEVNRRWTEGSVAFKKGNTYYMMYSANYFGGKNYAVGYATSASPLGPFKKAANNPVLDKNVEQGGVVTGTGHNSITYSPDGKEMFCVYHGRTTATGDKRVVFIDRMKVLKNDRLVVDGPTTTPQPIPSGTMER from the coding sequence ATGAACAGATTGATTGCTTTTTGTTTGTTGGTTGCTGTGCTGCAGCCGGCCACGACCCAGGCTCAACAAGGTAAAGCCAAGGGGCCGCTCACTTTCACCAATCCGCTGGCGGTTGATTTTGGAGATCCCTATGTATTGCACGTAAAAGACGACAAATACTATATGTACGGCACCGGTGCCGGCGCCAAAAATGGCTTTGCTGCTTACTCTTCCGTCGACCTGGTAAACTGGAAAAATGAAGGACAGGTATATTTCCACGATAACAAGAATGGCTGGAGCGATCCTAAGGCTGCTTGGGAAGGCGCTTACTGGGCGCCTGAAGTGTATGCGGTCAATGGAAAGTATTATATGTTCTACAGTGCCCAATGGAAGGAAAATCCGACGAGAGAGCTGGAGAATTTCCGTATTGGGGTAGCGGTGGCCGATAAACCTACCGGGCCGTTTATTGACCTGGCCAACAAACCTGTTTTTGACCCCGGATATCCCATCATTGATGCCAATGTATTATTCGATGCAACTGGCAGGGTGTACCTCTATTATTCGCGCTGCTGTTATAAGCATCCGGTAGAAAGTGAAGTAGCCACCTGGGCAAGGGACAAAGGCTGGTACAAGGAAATTGAAGAAAGCTGGGTATATGGAGTTGAATTAAAGCCCGACTTCAGCGGCGTGATCGGAGAGCCGGTGCTGTTGTTGCGTCCGCCGGTAAGCATGACCGACAAACAATCCGCCTGGGAAAGCAGGTCTGTTACATCCAAAGAGGTGAACCGCCGCTGGACGGAGGGTTCGGTTGCCTTTAAAAAAGGGAACACCTACTACATGATGTATTCCGCCAACTATTTCGGTGGGAAAAATTATGCAGTAGGATATGCAACTTCAGCCAGTCCATTGGGCCCTTTTAAAAAGGCAGCCAATAACCCTGTATTGGATAAGAATGTTGAGCAGGGTGGGGTAGTAACAGGCACAGGACATAATAGTATTACCTACTCACCGGATGGCAAAGAAATGTTTTGTGTATACCATGGCCGTACGACAGCTACCGGCGATAAACGGGTAGTATTCATTGACCGCATGAAAGTGTTGAAAAATGACCGGCTGGTGGTAGACGGACCTACTACCACACCACAGCCAATACCTTCCGGTACGATGGAGCGTTAA
- a CDS encoding UpxY family transcription antiterminator yields the protein MENQLVQIQGDKPEEKPDKWHIVYTYPKAERKVYSKLVNRGVVSFIPLHKVIRQWSDRKKQLEVPLFPNYIFVQVPPAERFELLRIDGIVKYISFDGKPATVSNTLIDTLKKMLSGNIEVSNEQFIEGTRIRISHGPFTGAEGLLIRKNGSRRLVVQIDALQRSVSVDISASSVVQLMDPNINYTRKIN from the coding sequence ATGGAAAATCAGCTCGTTCAAATTCAGGGAGACAAGCCCGAAGAGAAACCAGACAAATGGCATATCGTATACACTTATCCTAAGGCAGAACGCAAGGTCTATTCCAAACTGGTAAACCGGGGAGTCGTTTCTTTTATCCCGCTGCATAAGGTAATCAGACAATGGAGTGACAGAAAAAAACAACTGGAGGTTCCTTTATTTCCCAACTATATTTTTGTACAGGTACCACCGGCTGAACGATTTGAGCTGCTAAGAATAGACGGTATTGTTAAATACATCAGCTTTGACGGGAAGCCTGCTACAGTATCCAATACATTAATAGACACGCTGAAAAAAATGCTGTCGGGGAATATAGAGGTATCCAATGAGCAATTCATTGAAGGTACCCGCATCCGCATTTCCCATGGTCCCTTTACTGGCGCAGAAGGCCTGCTCATCAGAAAAAATGGATCAAGAAGGCTTGTCGTACAGATCGATGCGCTGCAAAGGTCTGTTTCGGTTGATATCTCAGCCAGCTCAGTTGTTCAGCTGATGGATCCCAATATTAATTACACCCGGAAGATCAATTAA
- a CDS encoding 4'-phosphopantetheinyl transferase family protein, with translation MARYLPPAMHQQMQAYRFEQDSCRYLLGKMLLLKGLVAQGYHSDILSEIQYNEFNKPWLDETVSFNISHSGDHIICAVSKSLRVGIDIEEVKPTELTDFTDCFSAAEWQCIRQEDNLLTNFYRFWTRKEAVLKADGRGLGIPLKELEVVNDQVLVGTAVWHLKALDILEGYAIHMASSEEVKEDISLRAIQF, from the coding sequence TTGGCCAGGTACCTGCCACCGGCTATGCACCAGCAAATGCAAGCCTACCGGTTTGAGCAGGACTCCTGTCGATATCTGCTGGGTAAAATGTTATTGCTGAAAGGCCTGGTGGCACAAGGATATCATTCCGATATTCTTTCAGAGATACAATACAACGAATTCAACAAACCCTGGCTGGATGAAACGGTTAGCTTCAATATCTCCCATTCGGGCGATCATATCATATGTGCCGTAAGTAAATCCTTGCGCGTGGGCATTGATATAGAAGAGGTAAAGCCCACGGAGCTAACTGACTTTACGGATTGTTTTTCTGCTGCCGAGTGGCAATGCATCCGGCAGGAAGATAACCTGCTTACCAACTTTTACCGGTTCTGGACGAGAAAGGAAGCCGTGCTGAAAGCAGATGGCCGTGGATTGGGCATTCCGTTAAAAGAATTAGAAGTAGTGAATGACCAGGTATTGGTTGGAACAGCGGTATGGCACCTGAAAGCATTGGATATCCTGGAGGGGTATGCTATCCATATGGCCTCCAGTGAGGAGGTTAAGGAAGACATATCACTGCGCGCTATTCAATTTTAA
- a CDS encoding thioesterase II family protein — protein MSFNLLCLPFAGGNKFSYRKYEEKAPANLRIIPLEYPGRGSRGREPLLPELNLLVEDIYHQASPYIAQGGYAIYGHSLGALVAMQLARKIISHHQPPPLHLFVSGAAGPSSLCFRQKQRHRLERNTFIAEITRFDGSPQEILQNEEFIDYIEPVLRADFRAVETYQHEETAPLMLPVTVINGTEDTEIERLDISLWQKETNYPVEFVSMPGNHFFIFDAPAQITRLMANKLQLTVKQDNHSAQ, from the coding sequence ATGTCATTTAATCTATTATGCCTGCCCTTTGCCGGGGGGAATAAGTTCTCGTACAGGAAGTATGAAGAAAAGGCGCCGGCCAACCTGCGGATCATACCGCTGGAATACCCGGGCAGGGGAAGCCGTGGCAGGGAACCGTTGTTACCGGAGCTCAACCTGCTGGTGGAAGACATTTACCACCAGGCCAGTCCATATATAGCGCAAGGTGGTTATGCTATTTACGGCCATAGCCTGGGAGCATTGGTGGCCATGCAGCTGGCGAGGAAGATCATCAGCCATCACCAGCCGCCACCACTGCACCTGTTTGTTTCAGGAGCTGCAGGGCCTTCTTCTTTGTGTTTTCGGCAAAAGCAACGGCATCGCCTGGAAAGGAATACTTTCATCGCAGAGATTACCAGGTTTGATGGAAGCCCGCAGGAGATCCTGCAGAACGAGGAATTCATTGACTATATAGAACCTGTGTTACGCGCTGATTTTAGGGCTGTTGAAACCTATCAGCATGAGGAAACAGCGCCGCTTATGCTTCCTGTAACTGTGATCAACGGCACTGAAGATACAGAGATAGAAAGGCTGGACATATCCTTGTGGCAAAAAGAGACCAATTATCCTGTTGAGTTTGTATCCATGCCGGGCAATCATTTCTTTATTTTTGATGCACCTGCACAGATCACACGCTTAATGGCAAATAAATTGCAGTTAACGGTAAAACAGGATAACCACAGCGCACAATAG